In Thioalkalivibrio paradoxus ARh 1, the following are encoded in one genomic region:
- a CDS encoding nitrous oxide-stimulated promoter family protein, producing MTGELPSTPRLQREYRTIESMLRIWCADRHGAVGRSDGLCAECQELLAYAGRRLAKCPYGEQKPTCAKCPVHCYKRAQREQVRQVMCYAGPRMLWRHPWQALLHMLDKLRRVEHPLARRRRKHRSGH from the coding sequence ATGACCGGGGAACTGCCGTCGACGCCGCGTCTGCAGCGCGAGTATCGCACCATCGAGAGTATGCTGCGGATCTGGTGTGCCGACCGTCATGGGGCGGTTGGCCGCTCCGATGGCCTTTGTGCCGAGTGTCAGGAACTGCTCGCCTATGCAGGACGGCGGCTCGCAAAGTGCCCGTACGGCGAACAGAAACCGACGTGTGCGAAATGCCCGGTGCACTGCTACAAGCGCGCGCAGCGGGAACAGGTGCGGCAGGTGATGTGCTACGCGGGCCCGCGGATGCTGTGGCGCCATCCCTGGCAGGCATTGCTGCACATGCTGGACAAGCTGCGGCGGGTCGAACACCCGCTGGCCCGGCGCCGCCGCAAGCACCGGTCCGGCCACTGA
- a CDS encoding MFS transporter: MTRIWPIALGIYLLMLPVTAMVPLLYALTEGRYPGLSDLERHLFMSAHMAGALLFAVVAGLLSDRLGARKRLIVPALFVNGGVLLLMAWPWPYEMQLALRFVEGCAHMTVLSLAMTLAADRAPGGREGGAMGLVGAALSLGVASGAVFGGFVGAETPEAVFLWGGGLMLAAGVAGVWILRDAPLLQAPQRLQQMLQLALQRRALLVPYAFTFVDRLTVGFIISTVSLYFATVLAFDPARIGLSMAAFLLPFALLTYPAGLLCQRRDPVVLMAVGSLLYGLFLAGLGFASAQAVVPVMALGGVVAAMMFAPSLVLVTRLADPAQRATAMGGFHLAGSLGFMLGPLVGVGAVALLRALGWEPWPGVFLLVGALEALCVLVCLPWLLRLHRSGMSAPAAARTQAG, translated from the coding sequence ATGACCAGGATCTGGCCCATTGCGCTGGGTATCTACCTGTTGATGCTGCCGGTCACCGCGATGGTGCCGCTGCTGTATGCGTTGACCGAGGGACGCTACCCCGGACTGTCGGATCTGGAGCGCCACCTGTTCATGTCTGCGCATATGGCCGGGGCGCTGCTGTTCGCGGTTGTCGCCGGTTTGCTGTCCGACCGGCTCGGCGCGCGCAAGCGGCTGATCGTGCCGGCGCTGTTCGTGAACGGCGGCGTGCTGCTGCTGATGGCATGGCCCTGGCCCTACGAGATGCAGCTCGCGCTGCGTTTCGTCGAGGGCTGCGCGCACATGACCGTGCTGAGTCTGGCGATGACGCTCGCGGCCGATCGGGCGCCCGGCGGTCGCGAAGGCGGGGCGATGGGGCTGGTCGGCGCGGCGCTGAGCCTGGGCGTGGCCAGCGGCGCAGTGTTCGGCGGGTTTGTCGGTGCCGAGACACCGGAAGCGGTCTTCCTCTGGGGTGGGGGGCTGATGCTCGCGGCTGGCGTCGCCGGCGTTTGGATCCTGCGGGATGCGCCGCTGCTTCAGGCGCCACAACGCCTGCAGCAAATGCTGCAGTTGGCGCTGCAGCGGCGCGCGCTCCTGGTGCCCTACGCGTTCACCTTCGTCGATCGGCTGACGGTCGGCTTCATCATCTCCACCGTATCGCTGTACTTCGCCACCGTTCTGGCGTTCGACCCGGCACGGATCGGGCTGTCGATGGCCGCGTTCCTGCTGCCGTTCGCGCTGCTGACGTATCCCGCGGGGTTGCTGTGCCAGCGCCGGGATCCGGTAGTGTTGATGGCGGTGGGCAGCCTGCTCTACGGTCTGTTCCTGGCCGGGCTGGGGTTCGCATCCGCCCAGGCGGTGGTTCCGGTCATGGCGCTGGGGGGCGTGGTGGCCGCGATGATGTTCGCGCCGTCGCTGGTGTTGGTCACCCGGCTGGCCGATCCGGCACAGCGCGCGACCGCGATGGGCGGGTTCCACCTCGCCGGCTCGCTCGGCTTCATGCTGGGGCCGCTGGTGGGGGTCGGGGCCGTTGCGCTGCTGCGTGCACTGGGCTGGGAACCCTGGCCCGGGGTCTTCCTGCTCGTCGGCGCGCTGGAGGCGCTGTGCGTGCTGGTCTGCCTGCCCTGGCTGCTACGCTTGCATCGCTCCGGTATGTCGGCCCCGGCAGCGGCCCGGACACAGGCCGGCTGA
- the narL gene encoding two-component system response regulator NarL: MALNNPSFVSGVGRGGSRPAALQGGWQSLSRRSAPTRALVVDDHPLFRRGARDLMETSGAFRIVGEAGSGSEGLDLALDLGPDLVLLDLRLPDMEGPAALRRMREAGVQARVAIVTVSDAPDDLAAALRAGADGYLLKSTAPDCLLAQLRRIAAGHTVLGDGLGESLAQAIRKDRRCEALDRAGLTDREKEILDQIALGLSNKEIARQLGIADSTVKVHVKHLLKKLNLHSRVEAALWCIQHGRHRDPAAARSGGGVPQRARTAEVLPSLTPGREVRRQR; encoded by the coding sequence ATGGCTTTGAACAACCCGAGCTTCGTTTCCGGGGTCGGGCGCGGCGGATCCCGTCCCGCGGCTCTGCAGGGCGGATGGCAGTCGCTGTCGCGGCGGTCGGCTCCAACGCGTGCGCTGGTGGTCGACGATCACCCGCTGTTCCGCAGGGGGGCGCGGGATCTGATGGAGACGAGCGGGGCCTTCCGGATCGTCGGCGAGGCGGGTTCCGGGAGCGAGGGACTCGATCTTGCGCTGGATCTCGGACCGGACCTGGTGCTGCTGGACCTGAGGCTGCCGGACATGGAAGGGCCGGCTGCACTGCGCCGAATGCGCGAGGCTGGCGTTCAGGCGCGGGTGGCGATCGTCACGGTGTCGGACGCCCCGGACGATCTGGCGGCCGCGCTGCGCGCGGGCGCCGACGGTTATCTGCTGAAGAGCACGGCTCCGGATTGCCTGCTGGCGCAACTGCGCCGGATTGCGGCCGGCCACACGGTGCTGGGCGATGGGTTGGGGGAGTCGTTGGCGCAGGCGATTCGGAAGGACCGCCGCTGCGAGGCGCTGGACCGGGCCGGTCTGACCGACCGCGAAAAGGAGATTCTCGACCAGATCGCACTCGGTCTGAGCAACAAGGAGATCGCGCGCCAGCTCGGAATCGCCGATTCGACCGTGAAGGTGCACGTGAAGCATCTGTTGAAGAAGCTGAACCTGCATTCGCGCGTGGAGGCCGCCCTGTGGTGCATTCAGCACGGTCGCCATCGCGATCCAGCCGCCGCCCGCTCTGGCGGTGGTGTTCCGCAGCGGGCGAGAACCGCTGAAGTGTTACCGTCGCTGACACCAGGCCGCGAGGTTCGCCGCCAGCGTTGA
- a CDS encoding transglycosylase SLT domain-containing protein, whose product MRIGAPVVAALALVLTLSAATAGPIERDFTVERSLFLLAERALNQDDGRAFEATRTALGDYPLLPYLEYRRLARNLGRPDPGDVADFLERHGETPLAGMLRNSYLNHLAQEGQWRDFLRFAGDGDGLSTELTCFRKQALLNTGQRQEALAEVDAIWLHGHSQPQACDPVFDAWRAEGRLTPELAWQRLELAIDAGQTGLARYLRRYLGTDDRAWADRWLQLEADPARVTRAGFDAGAHRSAGRMLERAFLRLIPRDLDGALAAWQSHGDRLGLETDHQHRILHALALRLALRGRPEALPFMAGLPDAVFDDQLRQWQLRSALRDRDWNTVLAAVDAMSTDAAAEARWQYWRARAAEQLGRDDEAMQNYRAAAQERNFYGFLAADRLGVPYRIGHAPTVVPASAVERVAQDPAIQRMRELVLLDRYPEARREWSHRIDALPPGDQEAAARLFADWGWHDRAIFTAARARSWDDIDLRFPLAFADLIVEGAREREIDPAWAMAIARQESAFLHDVRSGAGALGIMQVMPATGRSVANAAGVRVRNNHDILNPSNNARLGTYYLKRNLDNFGGHSLLSTAAYNAGAHRVRSWLPEQGRMDPDIWAELIPFHETRDYIQRVFAYRIIYAVRLGMTPPSLQTLLYPVTPTEQLALARESHLAGRGITGATLAATRDFCDAPGYTNARCH is encoded by the coding sequence ATGCGAATCGGCGCGCCTGTTGTTGCTGCCCTTGCTCTTGTCCTGACCCTGAGCGCCGCGACCGCGGGGCCGATCGAGCGCGACTTCACCGTCGAGCGCAGCCTGTTCCTGCTCGCGGAACGTGCATTGAACCAAGACGACGGGCGCGCGTTCGAGGCCACGCGGACAGCTCTCGGCGACTACCCTCTGCTGCCCTACCTCGAGTACCGGCGCCTGGCGCGCAACCTCGGAAGGCCGGATCCCGGGGACGTCGCGGACTTCCTGGAACGGCACGGCGAGACCCCGCTGGCGGGAATGCTGCGCAACAGCTACCTGAACCACCTGGCACAGGAAGGCCAGTGGCGCGACTTCCTGCGCTTCGCCGGGGACGGCGACGGGCTGTCCACCGAACTGACCTGTTTTCGCAAGCAGGCGCTGCTGAACACCGGGCAGCGTCAGGAGGCGCTGGCGGAGGTCGACGCCATCTGGCTGCACGGGCATTCGCAGCCACAGGCCTGCGACCCGGTGTTCGATGCTTGGCGCGCCGAAGGCCGACTGACCCCGGAACTCGCGTGGCAGCGTTTGGAACTCGCGATCGACGCCGGCCAGACCGGCCTTGCCCGCTATCTGCGCCGCTACCTCGGCACCGATGACCGGGCGTGGGCGGACCGCTGGCTGCAGCTGGAGGCCGATCCGGCGCGGGTGACCCGCGCGGGATTCGATGCCGGCGCCCACCGCTCCGCCGGCCGGATGCTGGAGCGTGCCTTCCTGCGCCTGATCCCACGGGATCTCGATGGCGCGCTCGCCGCGTGGCAAAGCCACGGCGACCGGCTCGGGCTCGAGACCGACCACCAGCACCGCATTCTTCACGCGCTGGCGCTGCGCCTGGCGTTGCGCGGCCGCCCCGAGGCCCTGCCCTTCATGGCCGGCCTGCCGGACGCGGTCTTCGACGACCAGCTGCGCCAGTGGCAGCTGCGCTCGGCGCTGCGAGACCGCGACTGGAACACGGTGCTCGCGGCGGTCGATGCGATGAGCACCGACGCGGCGGCAGAGGCGCGCTGGCAGTACTGGCGTGCCCGCGCCGCGGAACAGCTGGGCCGGGACGACGAGGCCATGCAGAACTACCGCGCCGCTGCCCAGGAACGCAATTTCTACGGTTTCCTGGCCGCCGACCGGCTTGGCGTGCCGTACCGGATCGGGCACGCGCCGACGGTGGTTCCAGCAAGCGCCGTGGAGCGCGTGGCGCAGGATCCGGCGATCCAGCGCATGCGCGAACTGGTGTTGCTGGACCGCTATCCGGAAGCCCGCCGCGAGTGGTCGCACCGCATCGACGCATTGCCCCCCGGCGACCAGGAGGCCGCCGCACGCCTGTTCGCCGACTGGGGCTGGCATGACCGCGCGATCTTCACGGCTGCCCGCGCACGCAGCTGGGACGACATCGATCTGCGCTTCCCGCTGGCCTTTGCCGACCTGATCGTCGAGGGCGCCCGGGAGCGGGAAATCGATCCCGCGTGGGCGATGGCGATCGCCCGGCAGGAAAGCGCCTTTCTGCACGACGTGCGCTCGGGCGCCGGCGCGCTGGGCATCATGCAAGTCATGCCCGCCACCGGCCGCTCGGTCGCCAACGCGGCGGGCGTCCGGGTGCGCAACAACCACGACATCCTGAACCCTTCGAACAATGCACGCCTCGGCACCTACTACCTGAAGCGCAATCTCGACAACTTCGGCGGCCACAGCCTGCTGTCGACCGCGGCCTACAACGCAGGCGCGCACCGCGTGCGATCCTGGCTGCCCGAGCAGGGCCGAATGGACCCGGATATCTGGGCCGAACTGATCCCGTTCCACGAAACCCGGGACTACATTCAGCGGGTGTTCGCGTACCGGATCATCTACGCGGTCCGGCTCGGGATGACACCCCCCTCACTGCAAACCCTGCTGTACCCGGTAACGCCCACGGAACAGTTGGCGCTGGCGCGGGAGAGCCACCTCGCCGGCCGGGGAATCACCGGCGCGACCCTGGCCGCGACCCGGGACTTCTGCGATGCACCTGGGTACACCAACGCACGCTGCCACTAG
- a CDS encoding coiled-coil domain-containing protein, with translation MDFAVLLQPEVVIVAILLALIGAVLGFALGRGLEARRAEETLQATNNAHSRTVADLEADYAETLSRLRESHAEERDRLKTRHAREIETLRSEHAAEIQHLTEEHDALVQRLNEANIANVKELRSDYEGQLAQLREQHEKTVNDLNEQHAAETREARAEMDRNVQVLRDEHGRALAALREEQKANLETLKGEYAQAAAALRSEQEGIRERQAAEAERKLEDQRAAKDAEIQRLETRIRQLDEAAAGLRDENRTLQDTIRELNESIKEAKRNNTFSLSKSGERLIRVIRSVQELANELDETSRAVTNGEYSFFDAIQDRRDRETILKLAGEDRRVVDGQELRPGQTIETEAEPETEPAPTEDSEGKPAS, from the coding sequence ATGGATTTCGCGGTCTTGCTCCAACCCGAGGTGGTCATCGTAGCCATCCTGCTGGCACTGATCGGCGCGGTGCTGGGCTTCGCACTCGGCAGAGGCCTGGAGGCGCGCCGGGCCGAGGAGACGCTGCAGGCGACGAACAACGCGCATTCCCGGACGGTGGCCGATCTGGAAGCCGACTACGCCGAGACGCTCAGCCGGCTGCGCGAGAGCCACGCCGAGGAACGCGACCGGCTGAAGACCAGGCACGCCCGGGAGATCGAGACGCTGCGTTCCGAACACGCGGCCGAAATCCAGCACCTGACCGAGGAGCACGACGCCCTGGTCCAGCGGTTGAACGAGGCCAACATCGCGAACGTGAAGGAGCTGCGCAGCGACTACGAGGGGCAGCTTGCGCAATTGCGCGAGCAGCACGAGAAGACGGTGAACGACCTGAACGAGCAGCACGCCGCCGAGACCCGCGAGGCCCGGGCCGAGATGGACCGCAACGTGCAAGTCCTCCGCGACGAACACGGGCGCGCACTCGCGGCACTGCGCGAAGAGCAGAAGGCGAACCTGGAAACGCTGAAAGGCGAATATGCGCAAGCCGCGGCGGCACTGCGCAGCGAGCAGGAAGGGATCCGCGAACGGCAGGCGGCCGAAGCCGAACGGAAGCTGGAAGACCAGCGGGCGGCGAAAGACGCCGAGATCCAGCGCCTGGAAACCCGGATCCGGCAGCTCGACGAAGCCGCGGCCGGCCTGCGCGACGAAAACCGCACCCTGCAGGACACCATCCGCGAACTCAACGAAAGCATCAAGGAAGCCAAACGCAACAACACCTTCTCGCTCTCGAAGTCGGGCGAGCGCCTGATCCGGGTGATCCGGAGCGTGCAGGAACTCGCCAACGAGCTCGACGAAACGTCCCGCGCAGTCACGAACGGCGAATACTCGTTCTTCGACGCGATCCAGGACCGGCGCGACCGCGAGACGATTCTGAAGCTGGCGGGCGAGGACCGGCGCGTCGTCGACGGACAGGAACTGCGCCCGGGCCAGACCATCGAGACGGAAGCGGAACCCGAGACGGAACCCGCTCCCACCGAGGACAGCGAGGGCAAGCCCGCTTCCTGA
- a CDS encoding fructosamine kinase family protein codes for MEPWIEAVSNLIATQTGQPFDASRPRGAGGGSISQGFVLAGRDGRRFFVKRNQLRLRPMFKAEAAGLTELARCSDLRIPGALGVVAEGTACFLVLEHLELGGPADGARLGEGVAALHRITAREFGWQMDNFIGSTPQPNAPRTDDWAEFFREQRLAHQRQLAGQNGAHRALLDAVAELEQELGGFFTDYRPMPSLLHGDLWSGNWGFLPDGSPALFDPAVYYGDREADIAMMELFGHPGTDFFAAYNEHMPLDPGYPVRRELYNLYHILNHFNLFGGGYAMQAERMALGLLAQLR; via the coding sequence ATGGAACCCTGGATCGAAGCCGTCAGCAACCTGATCGCGACCCAGACCGGCCAGCCCTTCGATGCGAGCCGCCCGCGCGGGGCCGGCGGAGGCTCGATCAGCCAGGGATTCGTGCTCGCAGGCCGCGACGGGCGGCGGTTTTTCGTGAAGCGGAACCAGCTGCGCCTCCGGCCGATGTTCAAAGCCGAGGCGGCCGGCCTGACCGAACTGGCGCGCTGCAGCGATCTGCGTATCCCCGGTGCCCTGGGCGTGGTGGCCGAGGGCACCGCCTGTTTCCTCGTACTCGAACACCTGGAACTCGGCGGGCCTGCCGACGGTGCCAGGCTCGGCGAGGGAGTCGCCGCATTGCACCGGATCACGGCCCGGGAATTCGGGTGGCAGATGGACAACTTCATCGGCAGCACGCCGCAGCCGAACGCCCCCCGCACCGACGACTGGGCCGAGTTCTTCCGGGAACAGCGTCTGGCCCATCAGCGCCAGCTCGCAGGTCAGAACGGGGCGCACCGCGCGCTGCTCGACGCGGTCGCCGAACTCGAACAGGAACTCGGCGGCTTCTTCACCGACTACCGCCCGATGCCCTCGCTGCTGCACGGTGATCTCTGGAGCGGCAACTGGGGCTTTCTGCCCGACGGCTCGCCGGCGCTGTTCGACCCGGCCGTCTACTACGGCGACCGCGAGGCGGACATTGCGATGATGGAGCTTTTCGGGCACCCCGGGACCGATTTCTTCGCCGCCTACAACGAGCACATGCCGCTCGATCCCGGCTATCCCGTGCGCCGGGAACTCTACAACCTCTACCACATCCTGAACCACTTCAACCTGTTCGGCGGCGGCTACGCGATGCAGGCCGAACGCATGGCACTGGGGCTCCTGGCGCAGCTGCGCTGA